One genomic segment of Candidatus Fukatsuia endosymbiont of Tuberolachnus salignus includes these proteins:
- a CDS encoding ArsC family reductase, with protein MFNTTAKIRYRLYGIRNCATIQKARAWLDDHAIAYKFHDYRVDGLTAERLQDFIDTLGWESLLNTRGTTWRKLSEAERAVVIDASAAKALMLAQPALIKRPLLEEYSGRVLLGFDPASYQQFFSEAS; from the coding sequence ATGTTTAATACCACGGCAAAAATTCGGTACCGTCTTTATGGCATCAGAAATTGCGCTACCATTCAAAAAGCACGCGCCTGGTTGGACGATCATGCTATTGCTTATAAATTCCACGATTATCGTGTTGATGGGTTAACAGCGGAACGTCTGCAAGATTTTATTGATACTCTGGGATGGGAATCTCTGCTAAATACCCGCGGTACTACCTGGCGTAAATTAAGTGAGGCAGAGCGTGCGGTGGTGATTGACGCCAGCGCAGCCAAAGCTTTGATGCTGGCACAGCCTGCGCTGATTAAACGACCTTTGTTGGAAGAATATTCCGGTAGAGTACTGCTTGGTTTTGATCCTGCTAGCTATCAACAGTTTTTTTCCGAGGCGTCATGA
- the amiC gene encoding N-acetylmuramoyl-L-alanine amidase AmiC, which produces MANSIYNPERRRLLQAIAASWMLSVSKIGFAAPAQIIAVRIWPSSTYTRVTLESNIPLRYRQFLLSKPDRIVIDIEGLHLNGVLKEINSQVRSADPYLKRIRVGQFNKNTLRLVLELKQGISPQLFTLKSIAKFHHRLVVDLYPVAGVTTEDDPLLALLEDYNRGNLERTLPDKSPSAGKAGRDRPIVIMLDPGHGGEDPGAIGKNKTREKDVVLQIARRLRTLIQREPNMQVYMTRNEDVFIPLTVRVAKARKLRADLFVSLHADAFTNRAAKGSSVFALSTKGATSTAARFLAQTQNEADQIGGVSKSGDHYLDHTMIDLLQTATIKDSVKFGKEVLKRMDKINKLHKTRVEQAGFAVLKAPDIPSILVETAFISNLEEERKLRTSHFQQQIAESVFAGIKAYFANGGAAARL; this is translated from the coding sequence ATGGCAAATTCAATTTATAATCCTGAGCGTCGCCGTCTGTTACAGGCTATAGCAGCAAGTTGGATGCTGAGTGTCAGCAAAATTGGGTTCGCCGCCCCTGCACAGATTATTGCGGTACGGATTTGGCCTTCATCAACCTATACGCGGGTTACATTAGAATCGAATATCCCTCTCAGATACCGGCAATTCCTGTTGTCTAAACCGGATCGGATTGTCATTGATATTGAAGGTTTACATTTAAACGGAGTGCTTAAGGAGATCAATAGCCAGGTTCGATCAGCCGATCCCTATCTCAAGCGGATACGAGTAGGTCAGTTTAATAAAAATACATTGCGTTTGGTGCTCGAACTTAAACAAGGTATCAGTCCACAGCTTTTTACCTTGAAATCTATTGCGAAATTTCACCATCGTTTGGTAGTTGATCTTTATCCTGTCGCTGGCGTGACAACAGAAGACGATCCACTATTAGCTTTGTTGGAAGATTACAATAGAGGTAATTTAGAACGCACCCTGCCGGATAAATCACCATCAGCAGGTAAGGCGGGTCGCGATCGACCGATTGTCATTATGCTTGATCCTGGGCACGGTGGAGAAGATCCTGGTGCCATCGGCAAAAATAAGACCCGCGAGAAAGATGTTGTGCTACAGATAGCCCGGCGGTTGCGGACGCTGATACAGCGAGAACCCAATATGCAAGTTTATATGACTCGTAATGAAGATGTTTTTATTCCCTTAACCGTCCGTGTCGCTAAAGCACGCAAGCTACGTGCTGACCTCTTTGTTTCTTTGCATGCAGATGCTTTCACCAATCGCGCAGCTAAAGGATCATCGGTATTTGCGCTTTCAACCAAAGGTGCGACCAGTACTGCGGCACGTTTTTTAGCACAAACACAAAACGAAGCAGATCAGATAGGTGGAGTCAGCAAGAGTGGTGATCACTACCTGGATCACACGATGATTGATTTGCTACAAACCGCGACTATCAAGGATAGTGTGAAATTTGGTAAAGAAGTGCTCAAACGCATGGACAAGATCAATAAATTACATAAAACCCGTGTTGAACAGGCAGGATTTGCGGTATTAAAAGCACCGGATATCCCATCTATCCTCGTAGAAACCGCATTTATCAGTAATCTTGAGGAAGAACGAAAATTACGTACTAGCCACTTCCAGCAACAGATAGCTGAATCCGTATTTGCGGGTATTAAGGCTTATTTTGCTAATGGTGGGGCAGCAGCCCGGCTGTAA
- a CDS encoding chorismate mutase, producing MPRILKIWMLVSCMTIFSVNASEMDKVFSLIDQRLSYMKEVAADKAIKHLAVEDLRQEQKVLQKAMRTAEANHLDADSVKPLFTALMETAKVIQYRYRADWLTTPQIDWQPRKLEEIRADIALSSDLLIKELRRRLSANIGFDQVSRDRLMQIVDEPKLSDADKERIFTALQTVKLKAAKLT from the coding sequence ATGCCAAGAATTTTGAAAATTTGGATGTTGGTGAGTTGTATGACAATTTTTTCGGTCAATGCCAGTGAAATGGATAAAGTATTTTCGCTAATTGATCAACGATTATCCTATATGAAAGAAGTGGCAGCTGATAAAGCTATCAAGCATCTAGCGGTTGAGGATCTCAGGCAAGAACAAAAAGTGCTACAGAAAGCAATGAGAACAGCGGAGGCGAACCATTTGGATGCGGATTCCGTTAAGCCACTTTTTACTGCATTGATGGAGACTGCTAAAGTCATTCAATATCGTTACCGTGCAGATTGGTTGACAACACCACAAATAGACTGGCAGCCAAGAAAATTGGAAGAAATACGCGCAGATATTGCGCTATCAAGTGATTTATTAATTAAAGAATTACGGCGAAGATTATCTGCTAATATCGGCTTCGATCAAGTCTCCCGTGACAGACTCATGCAAATCGTCGATGAGCCTAAGCTAAGTGATGCCGACAAAGAACGAATTTTCACCGCACTGCAAACAGTAAAGCTAAAAGCAGCAAAACTGACGTAA